The segment CCTGGAGTTCGTGACCGCCCGCCACCTGGCCACGCTGACGACGCTGCGCCCGGACGGGACGCCGCACGTCACGCCGGTGGGGTTCACGTGGGATTCCGATGCGGGCCTCGCGCGGGTGATCTGTTCCGGTCCGTCGCGGAAGGCGCGCAACGCGGCCGAGACCAAGCGGGTCGCGCTGTGCCAGGTCGAGGGCGGCCGGTGGATCACGCTCGAGGGTGTGGCGTCGGTGGTGTCCGACCCGGAGCGGGTCCGCGAGGCCGAGGAGCGGTACGCGGCGCGCTACCGCCAGCCCCGCGAGAACCCGCTGCGCGTCGTTCTGGAGATCACCGTGGACCGGGTGCTCGGCCGGTTCTGACGACTAATCGGGGTTATTTCGGCCCGGATGAGCCCGATAAGTCGTCACTCGCAGCCGATGCCGTCGTCGTCGCGGTCGAGGCCGGCTCGGTAGCCGGGTTCGCCGCGATGGATGGGAGCCGCCCCGGCGGCGCGGACCGCATCGCAGTTGGCGTAGTAGACGCCGGCGGGCGCCTCCGACTTCTTCGGAGGCGCGGGCTTCGGCGCGGTCGTTTTCGGCGTCGCCGGCCGCGGGGCCGCGGTCGTGACCCGGGGCGCCGCCGCGCGGGTCGTCGCCACCGGGTCGGGCACCGATCCGGCGGCGTTCGAGCCGGTCGTTTCGGAACCCGTCGCCGCGCCAGGTACCGCGTCACCCACCAGCGGAGCCGCCGTCTGCGTGGCACTCGGCGACTCGGTCTCCGACGCCGAGGGCGTCACACTCGGCGACGCGGGCTCGGTAGCCGCGACCACCGACGCGGTCGGCGACGGGTCGGGCGAGTCCCCGAACACCGCGACGGCGCCACACACGCCACCGCAGAACAACACGAGCACCCCGCCGAGAAGCAACGCGATCCAGTGCCCCGGACGCAAACCTGTGCGACGGCTGGGAACCTGCGGTGAATGAGTCACCGCGCGATGTTACGAATCCACCACGCGCAGTTCGTACCACCGAGCGTGCACTCGGGGGCGCCACGCGGCCGAAACCCGCGTGCCGACCGGCCGGGGACCGTCCGCCGTCCAGCGGCGCCCGTCACCGCGCGGCCGACCGTTACCGCCGGTCGGGCGGTATCCGTCGGCGGGGCGTCCGGGCCGAACGGGTCGACCCGGACTTGTCAGACCTATTCCAGCGGGCTCGGGTTGGCGGTGGGCGAGAGGACCGCGCCGGCGTTGCGCCAGCCGGTCCAGTCACTCGCCACCCGCCCGACACCCGACTTGGTGTCCCCGAACTCCGCGATCGCCGCGGTGAGCGCCAGCGTCGCGTGCACCTGCGCGAGGGCCGCGTGCGCCGTCATCCACTCCGGCTCCTTGTCGGTAGCCGACTCGGTCGCGTACTTCTGCGCGTGCAAGTAATGCTCTGGTCCGTTCACGAACACTGGATATCCGGGTCGAAACCGGATTAAACAGACGCCCGTCGCCGCTTGTTGTAGAAGTCGAACGCGACCGCCGCGAGCAGCACCAGACCCTTGATGAGCTGCTGCCACTCGGTACCGACGCCCAGGATCGACATGCCGTTGTTCAGGATCCCGATGATCAGACCACCGATGATCGCGCCCGGGATCGTGCCGATACCGCCGGTCACCGCCGCGCCACCGATGAACACCGCCGAGATCGCGTCCAGCTCGAACCCGTTACCCGCGCTCGGGTTGGCCAGGTTCAGCCCCGCGGTGTAGACGAGACCGGCCAGCGCCGAGATCACGCCCATGTTCACGAACAGCCAGAACGTCACCGACTTGGCCTTGACGCCGGACAGCTGGGCCGCCGACAGGTTGCCGCCGATCGCGTACACGTGCCGCCCGAACACCGCCCGGCTCATCACCGCCGTGTACCCGACGACCAGCACCCCGAGGATCACCAGCACGATCGGCGTGCCGTCGTAGCTGGCCAGCTGCACGGTCACCAGCAGGATCAGCGCAACCGCGAACGCCTGCTTGGCGACGAACCACCAGATCGGCTCGTCCTCCAGGTCGTACTTGCGCCGCTCGCGCCGCTGCCGGAACGCGGAGCCCACCAGCGCCAGCGCGGCCAGCACGCCGAGGATCATCGTCAGCGGCTCGTACCCGCTCGACCCGAACGTCGGCAGGAAGCCCGAGCCGAGGTCCCGGAAGCCCTGCGGGAACGGGGCGATCTGCTTGTTGTCGAGCACGATCTGGGCCGCGCCGCGGAACGCGAGCATCCCGCCGAGCGTCACGATGAACGCGGGTATCCCGAAGTACGCGATCCAGTAGCCCTGCCAGGCCCCGACCAGCGCACCCGCCACCAGACAGAGCACCACGGCGACCGGCCACGGCAGGTCCCACTTCGTGATCATCACGCCGGCCAGCGCGCCGATGAACGCGACCACCGACCCCACCGACAGGTCGATGTGCCCGGCGATGATCACCATGACCATGCCGACCGCGAGGATCAGGATGTAGCTGTTCTGGATGATCAGGTTCGAGATGTTGATCGGCTTCAGCGTGATGCCGTCGGTCGTGATCTGGAAGAACACGACGATGACGATCAGCGCGATGAACAGCCCGATCTGGCTGAGCTGGCCGGTCAGGTAACTCAGCACCCCGCCGGCCGGGCGCTTCGCCGGGGCGGTGTCCGCCGGCGGTTTGTCGAGTCCCGTGGGGGCACTCATGCGTCAACCTCCCTGTATTTGGTCATGTACTGCATGAGGTGCTCGGCGGTGGCTTCGCTGCGGGGCACGTCGGCGGTGATGTGGCCCTCGGAGAGCGTGTAGATGCGGTCACAGATGCCGAGGAGCTCCGGCAGCTCGGACGAGATGACGATGATGCCCTTGCCCTCGTCGGCCAGCCGGTTGATGACCGTGTAGATCTCGTACTTCGCGCCGACGTCGATGCCCCGGGTGGGTTCGTCGAGGATGAGCACGTCGGGGTCGGCGAACATCCACTTCGACAGCACGACTTTCTGCTGGTTGCCGCCGGAGAGCTGACCGGCCTTCGTCGTGACGTTCGGCGCCTTGATGTTCATGCTCTGCCGGAACCGGTTCGCGACCGTCGTCTCCTCGGGGTCGCTGACGAACCCGAAGTGCGCGAGCTTGCCCAGCGCGGACCCGGAGATGTTCCGCTTGATGTCGTCGATCAGGTTGAGGCCGTACCGCTTCCGGTCCTCGGTGACGTAGGCGATGCCGGCCTTGATCGCGCGCGGCACCGTGTTCGTCTTCACCTCGACGCCCTGCTTGTAGACGCGTCCGGTGATGCCGGTGCCGTAGCTGTGCCCGAACACGCTCATCGCGAGCTCGGTGCGTCCGGCGCCCATCAGCCCGGCGATCCCGACGATCTCGCCGGCCCGCACGTTCAGCGAAGCCCCGTCGACCACCTTCCGGGTCCGGTCGATCGGGTGGTGGACGGTCCAGTCCTCGATCCGCAGCAGTTCCTCGCCGACGTGCGACTCGTGGTCGGGGAACCGGCTCTCCAGCGAGCGACCGACCATCCCACGGATGATCCGCTCTTCGGAGACGTCGCCGCTCTGCAGTTCGAGGGTCTCGATCATCTTGCCGTCGCGGATGATCGTCACCCGGTCGGCGATCGCCTCGATCTCGTTGAGCTTGTGGCTGATCAGGATGCAGGTGATGCCCTGCTCGCGGAGCTGGCCGATCAACCCGAGCAGGTGCGCGGAGTCGTCGTCGTTCAGCGCCGCGGTGGGCTCGTCGAGGATCAGCAGCTTGACCCGCTTGGAGAGCGCCTTGGCGATCTCGACGAGTTGCTGCTTGCCGACGCCGATGTCGACGATCTTCGTGATCGGGTTGTCGCGCAGCCCGACCCGCTTGAGCAGTTTCGCGGCCTCGAGGTTCGTCTTGTTCCAGTCGATCCAGCCGCGCTTGGCCTGCTCGTTGCCCAGGTAGATGTTCTCGGCGATCGACAGGAACGGGCTCAGCGCCAGCTCCTGGTGGATGATCACGACGCCGGCCGCCTCGGAGTCGTTGATCGACCCGAACCGCACCGGCTGACCGTCGAACTCGATCTCGCCGTCGAACGTGCCGTGCGGATAGACGCCGGAGAGCACCTTCAT is part of the Cryptosporangium phraense genome and harbors:
- the mmsB gene encoding multiple monosaccharide ABC transporter permease, with product MSAPTGLDKPPADTAPAKRPAGGVLSYLTGQLSQIGLFIALIVIVVFFQITTDGITLKPINISNLIIQNSYILILAVGMVMVIIAGHIDLSVGSVVAFIGALAGVMITKWDLPWPVAVVLCLVAGALVGAWQGYWIAYFGIPAFIVTLGGMLAFRGAAQIVLDNKQIAPFPQGFRDLGSGFLPTFGSSGYEPLTMILGVLAALALVGSAFRQRRERRKYDLEDEPIWWFVAKQAFAVALILLVTVQLASYDGTPIVLVILGVLVVGYTAVMSRAVFGRHVYAIGGNLSAAQLSGVKAKSVTFWLFVNMGVISALAGLVYTAGLNLANPSAGNGFELDAISAVFIGGAAVTGGIGTIPGAIIGGLIIGILNNGMSILGVGTEWQQLIKGLVLLAAVAFDFYNKRRRASV
- the mmsA gene encoding multiple monosaccharide ABC transporter ATP-binding protein → MQDPILVMRDITKTFPGVNALQDVSIEVERGTVHAICGENGAGKSTLMKVLSGVYPHGTFDGEIEFDGQPVRFGSINDSEAAGVVIIHQELALSPFLSIAENIYLGNEQAKRGWIDWNKTNLEAAKLLKRVGLRDNPITKIVDIGVGKQQLVEIAKALSKRVKLLILDEPTAALNDDDSAHLLGLIGQLREQGITCILISHKLNEIEAIADRVTIIRDGKMIETLELQSGDVSEERIIRGMVGRSLESRFPDHESHVGEELLRIEDWTVHHPIDRTRKVVDGASLNVRAGEIVGIAGLMGAGRTELAMSVFGHSYGTGITGRVYKQGVEVKTNTVPRAIKAGIAYVTEDRKRYGLNLIDDIKRNISGSALGKLAHFGFVSDPEETTVANRFRQSMNIKAPNVTTKAGQLSGGNQQKVVLSKWMFADPDVLILDEPTRGIDVGAKYEIYTVINRLADEGKGIIVISSELPELLGICDRIYTLSEGHITADVPRSEATAEHLMQYMTKYREVDA
- a CDS encoding excalibur calcium-binding domain-containing protein, with product MTHSPQVPSRRTGLRPGHWIALLLGGVLVLFCGGVCGAVAVFGDSPDPSPTASVVAATEPASPSVTPSASETESPSATQTAAPLVGDAVPGAATGSETTGSNAAGSVPDPVATTRAAAPRVTTAAPRPATPKTTAPKPAPPKKSEAPAGVYYANCDAVRAAGAAPIHRGEPGYRAGLDRDDDGIGCE
- a CDS encoding pyridoxamine 5'-phosphate oxidase family protein, whose amino-acid sequence is MQLDAAALEFVTARHLATLTTLRPDGTPHVTPVGFTWDSDAGLARVICSGPSRKARNAAETKRVALCQVEGGRWITLEGVASVVSDPERVREAEERYAARYRQPRENPLRVVLEITVDRVLGRF